A window of Candidatus Dependentiae bacterium genomic DNA:
CATGCACCAGCAAGAGCAAATCGTAGAAGCTTTTTGTATTTATGAGCTTATGGTCGACGGCATTGTCTTGCAGGAAGAGCAGGAGCTGATTCGACTTGTGTGGTATACCGATTTAGATTTAACGACATTGCTTGAACAAGCAGGTTTTGAAGTTGTTAAGATATACGAAGAATCATTCCGTGAAGCTTCTCCATCTCGTATTGTGCATGCGCGTGCAGTGTTCAAAAAATCACGATAATTCTTCTGGTTTATACAGTCTTTTTATTCCTTTTCCAGGTTAGATTTGAATTTCTATCTCTTACTCTTGATTTTATTATTCAATTTGAAATATAATTATTAGTAGAGAGTATATTTTTAATATTTTAAGATACTAAGGAGTATGTATGTTCAAGAAAATAATGCTTTTATCGGTGTTGGGGTTGTTTGCAATGCAAAATGCCTCAGCTCTTACTCAAGCAGAAGAAACTGAAGGCAAAAAATTTGATCGTGGCAGTGATTATGGAGAGTGTCTTGATAATTGCCGTGACTACCATCACAATGTTTTGAATTGGAGCCGTGGTAAAGGCAAAGGTATGTGTTGGTCTGAATGTAAGAAAGCCCATCCTAAAAAAAGTAAGACAGTAACTGTCAAAGAGACATCTGAAAGTTACTAAATCGATGTAATCAATTTTCACCCGCAATCTCTAATTCTTTTGGAGATTGCGGGTGATTGTTTTCTATAGTGATTCGTGTGCCGGTAAATTGGATTATATTATATGGAATGCAGCCAACAGTTAATGCTATGATCGTTCACCATGCCAATTGCTTGCATAAACGAATACATAATAGTTGAGCCAATAAAATTCATTCCTCTTTTTTTTAAATCTTTTGATAGTGCATCGCTTATTGGTGTTGAGGTTGGCGCATTTTGTATAGTCGCCCAATTATTTTTAATTGGTTTGCCGTGTACAAATTTCCAGAGATACGTATCGAAAGAACCAAATTCTTGTTGTATCTTCAAAAACGCCTGTGCATTTTGACGCGTGCTATAAATCTTTAATCGATTGCGAATGATGTCTGGGTTATTACGCAAGGCTTCGAGTTCACTATCAGTTATGAGCGCAACTTTGCGCGGATCAAAATTATGAAATGCTGTGCGATAACCCTCTCGTTTTTTAAGCACTGTTTCCCAACTTAGTCCTGCTTGTGCGCCTTCTAGGATGAGCATTTCAAATAAATGGCGATCGTCATGTACCGGAATTGCCCATTCGTTGTCGTGATATTCTGCATAAAATTCTTTGCCAGCGCCATTGCCAAAACAACGTATTTTTTCTTGAGGCATGAGTTTGTCCTTATTATACGTACAATATTTTATGTTTGGTTTGATTATATCACATTTGCATGAGCCTGTGTTGACTTCTTCATTATAAGATTTGTATCATTTTCCATGGTAGAATGTAAAAAAAATATGAAGAAGGGATAGTTATGAATAAATATACTGATACTTTCGATCGATGTATTCTTGCTTGTGAATTATGCATAGAAGCGTATCAAGAATGCGGAACCGAGTGTTGCTCACCCGATGAAGGTGACTCTGACGATAAGGCATGCATTCAACAAAGTAAAAAAACTATAGATGCATGCAAAGAAGTTATCAGAGTATGCAAAGAAATTATGCAAACATGCAAAGACGAAACTTTCTGCAAAGCATGTGAGCGATGCATAAAAAAATGTTACGATTGCATAAAGTTGTGCGAAGAATGTATTAATGATTGTAAGCCAGCAGAGCATGATTGTCAGGCAATCATGATGCAAGGTATAGAGGCATGTCGCGAATGCCTAGAAGCATGCGATGAATGTATTGAAAAATCTTGCTGCTAAATTAATATTTTTTTATAATCAACAAGGTATATCGGAAAAATTTTCGATATACCTTGTTTTATTATTGAGTGTTTTTGGTATTTTTTTAATTATCCAGCAACTCCGGTGGCACCTGTTGCGCCAGTAGCTCCAGTAGCTCCTGTGACACCTATCGATCCGGTGGCACCTGTTGCGCCTGTAGTACCAGTTGCTCCTGTGTTTCCTGCAGCTCCTGTCGCACCTGTCGCTCCAGTTCTGCCGATTATTTCTGTGACATCAACACCATTAACAGTTATTGTGCCACAAATATTCAAATCTTTAACGCTTAATCTACCAGCACGTAATTTGCAGATTTTTTTTGCTTTTTTTCTTGTTGTAGGTGCATCATTGGTAACATTATCAGTTTCTATACAAAAAGCACCCGATGCGACTATTTTTTTATATTCATAAATGTGCGATTTGAGATCATTCAACGGCAAGCCGCATTCATGCGTTGCAATCACGGCTAAGCATTCATTAATGATGTGCATGGTTAATTTGTAGGGTACAATATTTGCTGCGTCGTCAATATCGTCGCATAAATTTCTGAATTCTTGCGACCAGTGATAATCGGGTAATGACTCCTCTAACATCAAAAAAGCATTTTGTACTTGAGGAGAAAGATATACAAATGAATCAGGTGATGGTTCATCGTTATTTAATCCTCTTGGAACACGAGTTGATCGACTCTGCGCATGAGACTTATGAGTCGGTAGAACGCAAGACAGCAATAACAATAAAACAATTTTTTTGTTATTCATATACTCCTCCTTTTTATAAAGTAATAATGATGACCTCATGAAAAAAATAGTATTGATGGTCGAGTAAAGTCAAGAGACGTAACGTCTG
This region includes:
- a CDS encoding DNA-3-methyladenine glycosylase I, giving the protein MPQEKIRCFGNGAGKEFYAEYHDNEWAIPVHDDRHLFEMLILEGAQAGLSWETVLKKREGYRTAFHNFDPRKVALITDSELEALRNNPDIIRNRLKIYSTRQNAQAFLKIQQEFGSFDTYLWKFVHGKPIKNNWATIQNAPTSTPISDALSKDLKKRGMNFIGSTIMYSFMQAIGMVNDHSINCWLHSI